In Halorubrum sp. PV6, a single window of DNA contains:
- a CDS encoding MGMT family protein, translating into MDTTGTTGVFAREVDGVGRAIEVGFAGGRVISVSFPATAPADADDDHDLLDRIEAFLDGERDALGDVATGLTVPTDRRAVLEALETIPYGEEVSVSRLTRLAALDADDADDLELVTDALRENPIPILFPDHRVQGGPYATPSDVRAAFRRAEGL; encoded by the coding sequence ATGGACACGACGGGGACGACGGGCGTCTTCGCCCGCGAGGTCGACGGAGTCGGGCGGGCGATCGAGGTCGGATTCGCCGGCGGGCGGGTCATCTCGGTGTCGTTTCCGGCCACGGCGCCGGCGGACGCGGACGACGACCACGACCTGCTCGACCGGATCGAGGCGTTCCTCGACGGCGAGCGCGACGCGCTCGGCGATGTCGCCACCGGGCTCACGGTCCCGACCGACCGCCGCGCGGTCCTCGAAGCGCTCGAAACGATTCCGTACGGCGAGGAGGTGTCGGTGAGTCGCCTGACCCGGCTGGCCGCGCTCGACGCCGACGACGCCGACGACCTCGAACTGGTCACCGACGCGCTCCGGGAGAACCCGATTCCGATCCTCTTCCCGGACCACCGCGTGCAGGGCGGCCCGTACGCCACCCCGAGCGACGTGCGCGCGGCGTTCCGACGCGCAGAGGGTTTATAA
- the trpC gene encoding indole-3-glycerol phosphate synthase has translation MEDQTELAPAVRSILSAARDRAAEGRSGAVSVDPRDLRAAFDRAAADGRVPLIAEIKPTSPTTDGTRDDDPVTLAKGMVAGGAAALSVLTEPAHFGGSVETLERVREAVDVPVLRKDFVVDESQLDAVESDVILLIARFVGDDLADLLAAARDRGFQVLVEVHDRDELERAIDAGATIVGVNNRDLAELVVDLETFESVAPHVPDDVTLIAESGIGSPADVRRMRAAGADALLVGSAIMDGDVTANARALTRATTDERDTPDTTETST, from the coding sequence ATGGAGGATCAAACCGAGTTGGCCCCGGCGGTCAGATCGATCCTGTCCGCCGCTCGCGACCGGGCGGCCGAGGGCCGATCCGGCGCGGTCAGCGTCGACCCCCGCGACCTGCGGGCGGCGTTCGACCGGGCCGCGGCCGACGGACGCGTTCCGCTCATCGCCGAAATCAAGCCCACGAGCCCGACGACGGACGGCACCCGCGACGACGACCCGGTGACGCTCGCGAAGGGGATGGTCGCCGGGGGCGCGGCCGCGCTGAGCGTCCTCACCGAGCCCGCGCACTTCGGCGGGAGCGTCGAGACGCTCGAACGGGTGCGCGAGGCCGTCGACGTGCCCGTCCTCCGGAAGGACTTCGTCGTCGACGAGTCGCAGCTCGACGCCGTCGAGAGCGACGTGATCCTGCTCATCGCCCGGTTCGTCGGCGACGACCTCGCGGACCTGCTCGCCGCCGCGCGCGACCGGGGCTTCCAGGTCCTCGTCGAAGTCCACGACCGCGACGAGTTGGAGCGAGCGATCGACGCGGGCGCGACGATCGTCGGCGTGAACAACCGCGACCTCGCCGAACTGGTCGTCGACCTCGAAACGTTCGAGTCGGTGGCGCCCCATGTTCCAGACGACGTGACCCTCATCGCTGAAAGCGGGATCGGCTCGCCGGCCGACGTCCGACGAATGCGCGCCGCCGGCGCCGACGCCCTCCTCGTCGGCAGCGCGATCATGGACGGCGACGTGACGGCGAACGCGCGAGCGCTGACGCGAGCGACGACCGACGAGCGGGACACCCCAGACACCACGGAGACATCCACATGA
- the trpB gene encoding tryptophan synthase subunit beta, with protein MSETESTTSEATSAGDAADAATPSRRPGRERGREDGKFGRYGGQYVPEALMPAIEELSDAYHRYVLNNEDGFMDEFRERLADFGGRPTPLQRADRLSERYDREVYLKREDLLHGGAHKLNNALGQALLAKYMGKERIIAETGAGQHGTATAMAAAHLDMPCEIYMGERDINRQRPNVFRMKLNGAEVNPVTAGRGTLKEAISETMRDWATTVENTHYIIGSVVGPHPFPVMVRDFQAVIAEEARKQSMAKLGDLPTDVVACAGGGSNTMGTFAGFVDDESVALHAVEAGGSTLEVNEETGVAPNSASLYAGAEGVLHGARTKLLQDSDGQIMESHSISSGLDYAGVGPELAYLVDEGRVNPVAVDDDAALEGFHRLSSTEGIIPALETAHAFGFLEEHHEELGERVVVNVSGRGDKDLDAAIEETDKRDIEEAPDMSMFTGGI; from the coding sequence ATGAGCGAGACGGAATCCACGACGAGCGAGGCGACGAGCGCGGGAGACGCGGCCGACGCGGCGACGCCGTCGCGACGGCCCGGTCGCGAGCGCGGCCGCGAGGACGGGAAGTTCGGACGCTACGGGGGCCAGTACGTCCCCGAGGCGCTGATGCCCGCCATCGAGGAACTGTCCGACGCCTACCACCGGTACGTCCTCAACAACGAGGACGGGTTCATGGACGAGTTCCGCGAGCGGCTCGCGGACTTCGGGGGGCGACCGACGCCGCTCCAGCGCGCCGACCGGCTCTCCGAGCGGTACGACCGCGAGGTGTACCTCAAACGCGAAGACCTGCTCCACGGTGGGGCACACAAGCTGAACAACGCGCTCGGACAGGCGCTGCTCGCGAAGTACATGGGCAAAGAGCGGATCATCGCGGAGACCGGCGCCGGCCAACACGGCACCGCGACCGCGATGGCGGCCGCCCACCTCGATATGCCCTGCGAGATCTACATGGGCGAGCGCGACATCAACCGCCAGCGCCCCAACGTCTTCCGGATGAAGCTCAACGGCGCCGAGGTGAACCCGGTCACCGCCGGGCGAGGCACATTGAAGGAGGCCATCTCGGAGACGATGCGCGACTGGGCGACCACCGTCGAGAACACCCACTACATCATCGGGTCGGTCGTCGGTCCGCACCCGTTCCCGGTGATGGTCCGCGACTTCCAGGCGGTCATCGCCGAGGAGGCGCGCAAGCAGTCGATGGCGAAGCTGGGCGACCTGCCGACCGACGTGGTCGCCTGCGCGGGCGGCGGCTCGAACACGATGGGCACGTTCGCCGGCTTCGTCGACGACGAGTCGGTCGCGCTCCACGCGGTCGAGGCCGGCGGCTCGACGCTCGAAGTCAACGAGGAGACCGGCGTCGCCCCGAACTCGGCGTCGCTGTACGCCGGCGCGGAGGGGGTTCTCCACGGGGCGCGCACCAAACTGCTCCAGGACTCTGACGGCCAGATCATGGAGAGCCACTCCATCTCGTCCGGGCTCGACTACGCCGGCGTCGGCCCCGAACTCGCGTACCTCGTCGACGAGGGACGGGTGAACCCCGTCGCCGTCGACGACGACGCGGCGCTCGAAGGGTTCCACCGGCTCTCGTCGACCGAAGGGATCATCCCCGCGTTAGAGACCGCCCACGCGTTCGGGTTCCTGGAGGAACACCACGAGGAGCTCGGCGAGCGCGTCGTCGTGAACGTCTCGGGGCGCGGCGACAAGGATCTGGACGCCGCCATCGAGGAGACCGACAAACGCGACATCGAAGAAGCGCCCGATATGTCGATGTTCACGGGGGGGATCTGA
- the trpA gene encoding tryptophan synthase subunit alpha: MAETGNSAAIAAAFDDGPAYIPYLAVGDPDYESSKAYVEALDRGGADVIELGLPFSEPIAEGPTIQGALVRSLDGGMTPGRFFEFAEEVDVEAPLVCMTYYNLIYQYGEADGPRPFVERAAAAGIEGLVVPDLPAEEADPLREACDEFGLDLVFIVAPTTVGDRLDRIMGQVSGYVYVQARLGTTGARDDVSDQTTSSLDRLREYDVPKAVGFGISAGDHAERIVAGGADGIIVGSALVDIVAEGVENDLSTEAVADRLEALSRELTAGAERGQAARTEAVESR; this comes from the coding sequence ATGGCGGAGACGGGCAACTCGGCCGCCATCGCGGCCGCGTTCGACGACGGCCCCGCCTATATCCCGTACCTCGCCGTCGGCGACCCGGACTACGAGTCGTCGAAGGCGTACGTCGAGGCGCTCGACCGCGGCGGCGCCGACGTGATCGAGTTGGGACTCCCCTTCTCGGAACCGATCGCGGAGGGGCCGACGATCCAGGGCGCCCTCGTGCGCTCGCTCGACGGCGGGATGACACCCGGTCGGTTCTTCGAGTTCGCCGAGGAGGTGGACGTGGAGGCGCCGCTCGTCTGCATGACCTACTACAACCTGATTTATCAGTACGGAGAGGCCGACGGCCCCCGCCCCTTCGTCGAGCGCGCCGCCGCGGCCGGGATCGAGGGGCTCGTCGTCCCGGACCTACCGGCGGAAGAGGCCGACCCGCTGCGGGAGGCCTGCGACGAGTTCGGCCTCGACCTCGTGTTCATCGTCGCCCCGACCACGGTGGGCGACCGCCTCGACCGGATCATGGGACAGGTGTCGGGGTACGTCTACGTGCAGGCGCGGCTCGGGACGACCGGCGCGCGCGACGACGTCTCCGACCAGACCACGAGCAGCCTCGACCGACTGCGCGAGTACGACGTGCCGAAGGCCGTCGGCTTCGGCATCTCGGCCGGCGACCACGCCGAACGCATCGTCGCCGGCGGCGCAGACGGGATCATCGTCGGGTCGGCGCTGGTCGACATCGTCGCCGAGGGCGTCGAAAACGACCTGTCGACCGAGGCGGTCGCCGACCGCCTCGAAGCCCTCTCGCGGGAGCTGACCGCGGGCGCGGAACGGGGTCAGGCGGCCCGCACCGAGGCCGTGGAGTCGCGGTAG
- a CDS encoding 2-amino-3,7-dideoxy-D-threo-hept-6-ulosonate synthase codes for MTAGLSARLDRISTNDKYLIVPMDHGLTMGAVEGLVDIESTIDGVTSGGADAVLTQRGIAPRVHEHKNDAGYIVHVNGSTTIGPDEQDKRVTGTAEDAVRAGADAVSFHINVGSEHEPDQIEDLSQLTAEASRLGMPVLAMAYARGEGVDETDPESLGHAVRLAEEVGADVVKTGYSGDGDSFARVTESTRLPVVIAGGSRGTDRDTIEMVRGAMDGNAAGVSMGRSIFQHEDPEGIARAVSAVIHDDASVDEALRAGGFVEA; via the coding sequence ATGACAGCAGGACTCTCGGCACGACTCGACCGCATCTCCACGAACGACAAGTACCTCATCGTCCCGATGGACCACGGGCTCACGATGGGCGCCGTCGAGGGGCTCGTCGACATCGAGTCGACGATAGACGGCGTGACGAGCGGCGGCGCGGACGCCGTCCTCACGCAGCGCGGCATCGCGCCGCGCGTCCACGAGCACAAAAACGACGCGGGCTACATCGTCCACGTCAACGGGTCGACGACCATCGGTCCCGACGAACAGGACAAACGCGTCACCGGCACCGCCGAGGACGCGGTGCGCGCGGGCGCCGACGCCGTCTCGTTCCACATCAACGTCGGCTCCGAACACGAGCCGGACCAGATCGAGGACCTCTCGCAACTGACCGCCGAGGCCTCGCGGCTCGGCATGCCGGTCCTCGCGATGGCGTACGCGCGCGGCGAGGGCGTCGACGAGACCGACCCCGAGTCGCTGGGCCACGCGGTCCGGCTCGCCGAGGAGGTCGGCGCCGACGTAGTGAAAACCGGCTACTCCGGCGATGGCGACTCCTTCGCTCGCGTCACCGAGTCCACTCGGCTCCCGGTCGTCATCGCCGGCGGGTCGCGGGGTACGGACCGCGACACCATCGAGATGGTCCGCGGCGCGATGGACGGCAACGCCGCCGGCGTGTCGATGGGGCGGTCTATCTTCCAGCACGAGGACCCCGAAGGGATCGCCCGCGCGGTGTCGGCGGTCATCCACGACGACGCGAGCGTCGACGAGGCGCTCCGGGCCGGCGGCTTCGTCGAGGCGTAA
- a CDS encoding NADPH-dependent FMN reductase has translation MSDSPHVVGIAGSLRDESYTRLGVGRALDGVRRAGGTAELIDLRAYDLPTYDADADEAGDAGEFKRLVREADAVLLGTPVYHGSYSSALKAALDYCGFEEFEDETVGLLAVAGGGFPVTALEHLRSVCRALNAWVIPHQVAVPRAHAQFEAGDVVDDALDDRVLTLGRRAVQYADIEPDPDSFESGQNVGAE, from the coding sequence ATGTCCGACTCACCGCACGTCGTCGGTATCGCCGGCAGCCTCCGAGACGAGAGTTACACTCGCCTCGGCGTCGGTCGCGCGCTCGACGGCGTCCGCCGTGCGGGGGGAACCGCCGAACTGATCGACCTCCGAGCGTACGACCTCCCGACGTACGACGCCGACGCCGACGAGGCGGGGGACGCGGGCGAATTTAAAAGGCTCGTTCGCGAGGCCGACGCGGTCCTCCTCGGGACGCCGGTGTATCACGGCTCGTACTCGTCCGCGCTGAAGGCGGCGCTCGACTACTGCGGCTTCGAGGAGTTCGAAGACGAGACGGTCGGGCTGCTCGCGGTCGCCGGCGGCGGGTTCCCGGTGACGGCGCTAGAACACCTCCGGTCCGTCTGTCGCGCGCTCAACGCGTGGGTGATCCCCCATCAGGTGGCCGTCCCCCGCGCCCACGCGCAGTTCGAGGCCGGCGACGTCGTCGACGACGCCCTCGACGACCGGGTGCTCACGCTGGGGCGTCGCGCGGTACAGTACGCCGACATCGAGCCGGACCCGGACTCGTTCGAGTCCGGACAGAACGTCGGCGCCGAGTGA
- a CDS encoding HTTM domain-containing protein: protein MTRSGRHLSNARSRYAAVRESLGERAAPFLGIDPRALGAFRIALALVLLWDLLVYRLPGVSAFYTDGGVLPRSTLAEAFPLLEAVSIHALSGSAWAQTGLLALAACAAVCLLVGYRTRLAAVVSLILLASLYARNPYVINGGNTVLVVVLFVSLSLPLDARWSLGAGRRSGETDRADDDADPRRCSVGTAVTLLTLVSIYTVNAVAKYRSDAWMSGGAVAQIFQLSEFVVRFGPFVAEHAAILETVNWLWTALLSASVLLVVATGRLRTGVVLAFVSAHLGMAATMRLGVFPFVMISILLLFLPPGVWTLFESVTPTLRGSSRPAEADSAYRGDGGSAAGPERRGDGSATDAAPRSRGRRAIRGGSTLLLVGFFVALVWWQAAGVGLVDLPASESDGGLSEVSWSFFAPNTPDGSNWYVVRGTLESGDAIDLRDGGAVTYDRPPDAAETYPSTLWHQFGFRMKSAGADRYRPLAAYACEQSDRNVTAVTVFHVEQPVDPDGPVGDPVTEEKVRVAC from the coding sequence ATGACGCGCTCAGGCCGGCACCTCTCGAACGCGCGGTCTCGATACGCCGCGGTCCGCGAGTCGCTCGGCGAGCGCGCCGCACCGTTTCTCGGGATCGATCCGCGAGCGCTCGGCGCGTTCCGTATCGCGCTGGCGCTCGTCCTGCTGTGGGACCTGCTCGTCTACCGGCTTCCCGGCGTGAGCGCGTTCTACACGGACGGTGGCGTCCTCCCGCGCTCGACGCTCGCAGAGGCGTTTCCGCTGTTAGAGGCCGTCTCGATCCACGCGCTGTCCGGCTCGGCGTGGGCGCAGACGGGGCTGCTCGCGCTCGCGGCGTGTGCCGCCGTCTGCCTGCTCGTCGGCTATCGAACGCGGCTGGCAGCGGTCGTCTCGCTAATCCTGCTCGCGTCGCTGTACGCCCGGAACCCCTACGTGATCAACGGGGGGAACACGGTTCTGGTCGTGGTTCTCTTCGTCAGCCTCTCGCTCCCGCTCGACGCGCGCTGGTCGCTCGGGGCGGGCCGCCGGAGCGGCGAGACCGACCGAGCCGACGACGACGCGGACCCGCGGCGCTGTTCGGTCGGCACGGCCGTCACGCTCCTGACGCTCGTGTCGATTTACACGGTCAACGCGGTCGCCAAGTACCGGAGCGACGCGTGGATGTCGGGCGGCGCGGTCGCCCAGATATTCCAGTTGTCGGAGTTCGTCGTGCGATTCGGGCCGTTCGTCGCGGAACACGCCGCGATCCTCGAAACCGTCAACTGGCTCTGGACCGCGCTCCTGTCGGCGTCCGTGCTGTTGGTCGTCGCGACCGGTCGGCTCAGGACCGGGGTCGTCCTCGCGTTCGTCTCGGCACACCTCGGCATGGCCGCGACGATGCGGCTCGGCGTGTTCCCGTTCGTGATGATCTCGATCCTCCTGTTGTTTCTCCCGCCCGGCGTCTGGACGCTCTTCGAGTCCGTCACGCCGACGCTCCGCGGTTCGTCTCGCCCCGCGGAGGCGGACTCCGCCTACCGAGGCGACGGCGGGAGCGCGGCCGGGCCCGAGCGCCGCGGCGACGGGTCCGCGACCGACGCGGCGCCCCGGTCGAGGGGTCGCCGGGCGATTCGAGGGGGGTCGACCCTGCTTCTCGTGGGCTTCTTCGTCGCCCTCGTGTGGTGGCAGGCCGCGGGGGTCGGGCTCGTCGACCTCCCGGCCTCGGAGTCGGACGGCGGGCTCTCGGAGGTGAGCTGGTCGTTCTTCGCGCCGAACACGCCCGACGGCTCCAACTGGTACGTCGTCCGCGGGACGCTCGAATCGGGCGACGCGATCGACCTGCGCGACGGCGGCGCGGTCACCTACGACCGCCCGCCAGACGCGGCGGAGACGTATCCGTCCACGCTCTGGCACCAGTTCGGATTCAGGATGAAAAGCGCCGGAGCCGATCGGTACCGGCCGCTGGCGGCGTACGCCTGTGAGCAGTCGGACCGCAACGTGACCGCCGTGACCGTCTTCCACGTCGAACAGCCGGTCGATCCCGACGGGCCGGTAGGTGACCCGGTGACGGAGGAGAAGGTGCGGGTCGCCTGCTGA
- a CDS encoding 3-dehydroquinate synthase II: MTRTVWVKADGDVGDWETRKQRITAAIEAGADWVLVDEADVGRARELGDISVAAFRSEADVIDDAEADAEADAYFVGKAGEGDGTIDMPEDLAGSADLTTIRRRDDRAQGAYVRVLGTEYEKFAEEAATAADFTVIIGEDWSIIPLENLIARVGDETHLVAGATTAAEAQTAFETLEIGADGVLLDSDSPDEIRGAVEARDAADRETLDLQHAEVTAVERTGMADRVCIDTGSLMDDDEGMLVGSMSRGLFFVHAETAESPYVESRPFRVNAGAVHAYVRNPEGGTNYLAELSSGDEVQLVDTEGHTREAIVGRVKIEKRPMFRLQAEVETDEGVDRVETLIQNAETVKVATAEGRKAVTDLEVGDEALVYYEDVARHFGEAVEESIIEK; the protein is encoded by the coding sequence ATGACACGCACGGTCTGGGTGAAAGCCGACGGCGACGTCGGCGACTGGGAGACGCGCAAACAGCGTATCACGGCCGCCATCGAAGCGGGCGCAGACTGGGTCCTCGTCGACGAGGCGGACGTGGGGCGCGCCCGCGAGCTGGGCGACATCTCAGTCGCCGCGTTCCGCTCCGAGGCGGACGTGATAGACGACGCCGAGGCCGACGCCGAGGCCGACGCGTACTTCGTCGGCAAGGCCGGCGAGGGGGACGGGACCATCGACATGCCCGAGGATCTCGCCGGATCGGCGGACCTCACGACGATCCGCCGCCGCGACGACCGGGCGCAGGGCGCGTACGTCCGCGTTCTCGGCACCGAGTACGAGAAGTTCGCCGAGGAGGCCGCCACCGCCGCCGACTTCACGGTCATCATCGGCGAGGACTGGTCGATCATCCCGCTCGAAAACCTGATCGCGCGGGTCGGCGACGAGACGCACCTCGTCGCGGGCGCGACGACCGCCGCCGAGGCGCAGACGGCCTTCGAGACGCTCGAGATCGGCGCCGACGGCGTCCTCCTCGACAGCGACTCCCCCGACGAGATTCGGGGCGCCGTCGAAGCGCGCGACGCCGCCGACCGCGAGACGCTGGACCTCCAGCACGCCGAGGTGACCGCGGTCGAGCGCACCGGGATGGCCGACCGCGTCTGTATCGACACCGGGTCGCTGATGGACGACGACGAGGGGATGTTGGTCGGGTCGATGTCGCGGGGGCTGTTCTTCGTCCACGCCGAGACGGCCGAGTCGCCGTACGTCGAGTCGCGCCCGTTCCGGGTGAACGCCGGCGCTGTCCACGCGTACGTCCGTAACCCGGAGGGCGGCACGAACTACCTCGCCGAGCTATCGAGCGGCGACGAGGTCCAACTGGTCGACACCGAGGGGCACACGCGAGAGGCCATCGTCGGGCGCGTGAAAATCGAGAAGCGACCGATGTTCCGGCTGCAGGCCGAAGTAGAGACCGACGAGGGGGTCGACCGCGTCGAGACGCTCATCCAGAACGCCGAGACGGTGAAGGTCGCGACCGCTGAGGGGCGAAAGGCGGTCACCGACCTCGAAGTCGGCGACGAGGCGCTCGTCTACTACGAGGACGTGGCGCGCCACTTCGGCGAGGCGGTCGAAGAGAGCATCATCGAGAAGTAG
- a CDS encoding carboxypeptidase M32 — translation MTAEAAADETAEAPDAYEALLDRVRRWNTVGSAAGVLGWDQQVMMPEGGTPARSKQLSTLSSIRHDMVTDEETGALLTELADADLTDEQAAVVREIRRDYERADAVPVELVEEISETSSEALQAWEAAKADDDFEAFAPHLEKHVELQREYAEHIDPDRDPYEVLFEEFEPCLSMERTEEILAELRETLVPMIDAIRESDADLAVDTFEGTFPEDDQEALARDALELVGYDFDRGRLDVSSHPFTAGNQFDCRVTTRFDESDPLGAVGSTIHEFGHAQYNLGLPQEQFGTPLGESRDLSVHESQSRLWENHVGRSRAFWERFLPVFQEHFPQTDDATVEDAYQAFNQVHEDNLIRVEADELTYHLHIVVRFEIERDLVRGDLAVEDVPEVWNDKYEQYLGIRPETDSEGCLQDIHWSHGNFGYFPTYSLGSVMAAQLFDAAESEIDDLDAKIAAGDFDDLQAWLNENVHEHGARYETNELVERATGDPFSADAFTDYVESKYGDLYDL, via the coding sequence ATGACAGCGGAAGCAGCGGCCGACGAGACGGCGGAGGCCCCCGACGCGTACGAAGCCCTCCTCGACCGAGTTCGCCGATGGAACACGGTCGGGAGCGCCGCCGGCGTCCTCGGGTGGGATCAGCAGGTGATGATGCCCGAGGGGGGCACCCCCGCGCGGTCGAAACAGCTCTCGACGCTCTCGTCGATCCGCCACGACATGGTCACGGACGAGGAGACCGGCGCCCTCCTGACCGAACTCGCCGACGCCGACCTCACCGACGAGCAGGCGGCGGTCGTCCGCGAGATCCGTCGCGACTACGAGCGCGCCGACGCCGTCCCCGTCGAACTCGTCGAGGAGATATCCGAGACCAGCAGCGAGGCGCTGCAGGCGTGGGAGGCCGCGAAGGCCGACGACGACTTCGAGGCGTTCGCGCCGCACCTGGAGAAACACGTCGAACTGCAGCGCGAGTACGCCGAACACATCGACCCCGACAGAGACCCCTACGAGGTCCTCTTCGAGGAGTTCGAGCCGTGTCTCTCGATGGAACGAACGGAGGAGATACTGGCGGAACTCCGCGAGACGCTCGTCCCCATGATCGACGCGATCCGCGAGTCGGACGCCGACCTCGCCGTCGACACCTTCGAGGGTACCTTCCCCGAGGACGACCAGGAGGCGCTCGCCCGCGACGCCCTCGAACTGGTCGGGTACGACTTCGACCGCGGCCGCCTCGACGTCTCCTCGCACCCGTTCACCGCAGGCAACCAGTTCGACTGTCGCGTGACCACCCGGTTCGACGAGTCGGACCCGCTGGGTGCCGTCGGCTCGACGATCCACGAGTTCGGCCACGCGCAGTACAACCTCGGGCTTCCGCAGGAGCAGTTCGGAACGCCCCTCGGCGAGTCGCGCGACCTCTCGGTCCACGAGTCGCAGTCGCGGCTCTGGGAGAACCACGTCGGTCGCAGCCGGGCGTTCTGGGAGCGCTTCCTGCCGGTCTTCCAGGAGCACTTCCCGCAGACCGACGACGCGACCGTCGAGGACGCCTACCAGGCGTTCAATCAGGTCCACGAGGACAACCTCATCCGGGTCGAGGCCGACGAGCTCACCTACCACCTCCACATCGTCGTCCGGTTCGAGATCGAACGCGACCTGGTCCGCGGCGACCTCGCGGTCGAAGACGTGCCCGAGGTCTGGAACGACAAGTACGAGCAGTACCTCGGAATCCGTCCGGAAACCGACAGCGAGGGCTGCCTACAGGACATCCACTGGAGCCACGGCAACTTCGGCTACTTCCCCACCTACTCGCTCGGCTCCGTGATGGCCGCCCAACTGTTCGACGCCGCCGAGAGCGAGATCGACGACCTCGACGCGAAGATCGCGGCGGGCGACTTCGACGACCTCCAAGCGTGGCTCAACGAGAACGTTCACGAACACGGCGCTCGCTACGAGACGAACGAGCTCGTCGAGCGCGCGACCGGCGACCCGTTCTCGGCCGACGCGTTCACCGACTACGTCGAGAGCAAGTACGGCGACCTGTACGATTTATAA
- a CDS encoding low specificity L-threonine aldolase, which translates to MEIDEDTIDLRSDTVTTPSEAMREAAATAEVGDDVYRDDPTVNELERRAAEAVGTEAALYVPSGTMANQIAVHVHTEPGQELLLERESHIYRWELAGAAKLSGVQTRTIDAGGRCVPTPDAVAAGLVSEDLHRPGTGLLSLENTHNYRGGVAVPVEEIEAAAAVAGDADVPVHLDGARVFNAAVALGVDASEIVAPVDSVTFCLSKGLGAPVGSILAGDEAFVDEARRVRKLFGGGMRQAGMIAAPGLRALENVDRLAEDHASAERLAAGLDALSGVTAPEPDTNIVVAHTDAAGVEAADLVTACKDAGVGCVEFDEYTTRFTTHLDVDDADVADAVDRIGDALASLA; encoded by the coding sequence ATGGAGATCGACGAGGACACCATCGACCTGCGATCCGACACCGTCACCACGCCCTCCGAGGCGATGCGCGAGGCGGCCGCGACCGCCGAGGTCGGCGACGACGTGTATCGCGACGACCCCACGGTCAACGAGCTAGAGCGGCGCGCAGCCGAGGCGGTCGGCACCGAGGCGGCGCTGTACGTCCCCTCGGGGACGATGGCGAACCAGATCGCGGTCCACGTCCACACCGAACCGGGCCAAGAGCTCCTCTTGGAACGGGAGTCACACATCTACCGCTGGGAGCTCGCCGGCGCCGCGAAGCTCTCCGGCGTCCAGACACGGACGATCGACGCGGGCGGGCGCTGCGTCCCGACTCCCGACGCGGTCGCCGCCGGGCTCGTGAGCGAGGACTTACACCGCCCCGGCACCGGTCTCCTGTCGCTTGAGAACACCCACAACTACCGCGGCGGGGTCGCGGTCCCGGTCGAGGAGATAGAGGCGGCCGCGGCGGTCGCCGGCGACGCCGACGTGCCGGTTCACCTCGACGGCGCACGGGTGTTCAACGCGGCCGTCGCGCTCGGCGTCGACGCGAGCGAGATCGTCGCGCCCGTCGACAGCGTCACGTTCTGTCTCTCGAAGGGGCTCGGCGCGCCCGTCGGCTCGATCCTCGCCGGCGACGAGGCGTTCGTCGACGAGGCGCGGCGCGTCCGGAAACTGTTCGGGGGCGGGATGCGGCAGGCGGGGATGATCGCCGCACCCGGTCTCCGCGCGTTGGAGAACGTCGACCGACTCGCGGAGGACCACGCGAGCGCCGAGCGACTGGCCGCCGGCCTCGACGCGTTGAGCGGCGTCACGGCGCCCGAACCGGACACGAACATCGTCGTCGCCCACACCGACGCGGCTGGCGTCGAGGCGGCCGACCTCGTGACGGCGTGTAAAGACGCCGGCGTCGGCTGCGTGGAGTTCGACGAGTACACGACGCGGTTCACCACCCACCTCGACGTCGACGACGCGGACGTTGCGGACGCCGTCGACCGGATCGGCGACGCGCTCGCGTCGCTGGCGTAA
- the pyrI gene encoding aspartate carbamoyltransferase regulatory subunit: MSEHELRVSKIRDGTVIDHVEGGQALNVLAILGIDGSEGYGVSVGMNVPSDRLGRKDIVKVEERELSQSEVDVLSLIAPEATINIVRDFEVVEKNRVTRPDSVEGVLSCPNRNCITNAGEPVDTRFDVVADGVRCDYCSTILRADIADHIDV, encoded by the coding sequence ATGAGCGAGCACGAACTCCGCGTCTCGAAGATCCGTGACGGCACCGTGATCGACCACGTCGAGGGCGGACAGGCGCTCAACGTCCTCGCGATTCTCGGCATCGACGGCTCCGAGGGGTACGGCGTCTCGGTCGGGATGAACGTTCCCTCGGACAGGCTCGGTCGCAAGGACATCGTGAAAGTCGAAGAGCGAGAGCTCTCGCAGTCGGAGGTCGACGTGCTCTCGCTCATCGCGCCCGAGGCGACGATCAACATCGTCCGCGACTTCGAGGTGGTCGAGAAGAACCGCGTCACCCGCCCGGACAGCGTCGAGGGCGTCCTCTCCTGTCCGAACCGGAACTGCATCACCAACGCCGGCGAGCCGGTGGACACCCGGTTCGACGTGGTCGCGGACGGCGTCCGCTGTGACTACTGCTCGACGATCCTGCGCGCGGACATCGCCGATCACATCGACGTGTGA